From a single Apium graveolens cultivar Ventura chromosome 2, ASM990537v1, whole genome shotgun sequence genomic region:
- the LOC141708566 gene encoding uncharacterized protein At3g06530-like isoform X3, with translation MLDDIEKDLPANSSKLLTESKWTFITQESDECLLLQLLAKFPSILVALYINNQDIRLAAMSCIEGLFKVWPCVTLSGRNNGSALGSQFLGELLGLLIQQQRLIVSDENILLSLFTNLLGTSHHSILVSESVGQRYLNNL, from the exons ATGTTAGATGACATTGAGAAAGACCTCCCTGCTAACTCTTCCAAGTTGCTGACAGAATCAAAATGGACATTCATAACTCAAGAG TCAGATGAGTGCTTACTTCTTCAACTACTTGCGAAATTCCCTTCTATTCTTGTAGCACTCTACATTAATAATCAG GATATACGTCTTGCTGCTATGAGCTGCATTGAAGGGCTATTCAAAGTATGGCCATGTGTTACTCTTTCAGGAAGAAATAATG GAAGTGCATTGGGGAGTCAGTTTCTGGGGGAGCTTTTAGGATTACTGATTCAGCAACAGAGGCTAATTGTATCCGACGAAAATATTCTCCTCTCGTTGTTTACAAATTTGCTAGGCACTTCCCATCATAGCATTTTAGTTTCTGAGAGCGTTGGACAGAGGTATTTAAATaacctttaa
- the LOC141708566 gene encoding uncharacterized protein At3g06530-like isoform X2 produces MYTDGQPLMLDDIEKDLPANSSKLLTESKWTFITQESDECLLLQLLAKFPSILVALYINNQDIRLAAMSCIEGLFKVWPCVTLSGRNNGSALGSQFLGELLGLLIQQQRLIVSDENILLSLFTNLLGTSHHSILVSESVGQS; encoded by the exons ATGTATACAGATGGACAACCTCTTATGTTAGATGACATTGAGAAAGACCTCCCTGCTAACTCTTCCAAGTTGCTGACAGAATCAAAATGGACATTCATAACTCAAGAG TCAGATGAGTGCTTACTTCTTCAACTACTTGCGAAATTCCCTTCTATTCTTGTAGCACTCTACATTAATAATCAG GATATACGTCTTGCTGCTATGAGCTGCATTGAAGGGCTATTCAAAGTATGGCCATGTGTTACTCTTTCAGGAAGAAATAATG GAAGTGCATTGGGGAGTCAGTTTCTGGGGGAGCTTTTAGGATTACTGATTCAGCAACAGAGGCTAATTGTATCCGACGAAAATATTCTCCTCTCGTTGTTTACAAATTTGCTAGGCACTTCCCATCATAGCATTTTAGTTTCTGAGAGCGTTGGACAGAG CTAA
- the LOC141708566 gene encoding uncharacterized protein At3g06530-like isoform X1 — MYTDGQPLMLDDIEKDLPANSSKLLTESKWTFITQESDECLLLQLLAKFPSILVALYINNQDIRLAAMSCIEGLFKVWPCVTLSGRNNGSALGSQFLGELLGLLIQQQRLIVSDENILLSLFTNLLGTSHHSILVSESVGQRYLNNL; from the exons ATGTATACAGATGGACAACCTCTTATGTTAGATGACATTGAGAAAGACCTCCCTGCTAACTCTTCCAAGTTGCTGACAGAATCAAAATGGACATTCATAACTCAAGAG TCAGATGAGTGCTTACTTCTTCAACTACTTGCGAAATTCCCTTCTATTCTTGTAGCACTCTACATTAATAATCAG GATATACGTCTTGCTGCTATGAGCTGCATTGAAGGGCTATTCAAAGTATGGCCATGTGTTACTCTTTCAGGAAGAAATAATG GAAGTGCATTGGGGAGTCAGTTTCTGGGGGAGCTTTTAGGATTACTGATTCAGCAACAGAGGCTAATTGTATCCGACGAAAATATTCTCCTCTCGTTGTTTACAAATTTGCTAGGCACTTCCCATCATAGCATTTTAGTTTCTGAGAGCGTTGGACAGAGGTATTTAAATaacctttaa